The Salminus brasiliensis chromosome 4, fSalBra1.hap2, whole genome shotgun sequence nucleotide sequence ggagcaccctgagacgctagcgtccatctgcgcCACTGGACACAAACCTAAAAGATTGCATTCAAGCGTTGAGACGACAGccccagcatctcagtatactacaattccctgtgaccgtgaacccctggacctacaacttTAATCTAAACTAAAcatttcagcctagatttaaagactgaaactgtgtctgagtcccgaacattatctggaaggttattccagagttgggggtcTTTAGGTTTTTTggattttgggaactactaagaagccagcaccctgagatctaagtatgcTTGATGGTTCATATGTGATAAGATCTCACAGGTACTGAGaagccatgtagggctttgtatggtAATagtcaatacagaatttaactgggagccaatgaagtgctgatagaactggactgatatggtcaaattttctcgttttagtaagaaccctggctgcagcattttgagcTAGTTAAAGTttaggttcctgctggaacaacctgacaaatgcattacagtaatctagtcttgaggtaataaaagcgtgtgctagcttttctgcatcctgtagagataaggaatttcttagtttgtcAATGTTCCATAAATAGATTTTTGTAATCTTCACTGTGCtgtgatggggtctgaatctaGATTGGAATTTATCATATGTCATTTTCACTGTTTTActaggtataagcagagttgttgggccacatcTTTTTCTAATATCTCGGATATAAATGTTGGgggatgggtctgtaattaaaCAATACACTGGGATCaggatttggtttcttgattaaaggttttatgactgctaatttaagccTTTTGAGTACACATCAAGCTAAGGAAAGAATTGagtattgttaaaagaggtttgattataattgggagtatttcttttagtatttttgagggaattgggttgagtgtataggttgtacaatttgctgaggaaataatttCTTCTAGTTCTTGCTGtagaagtgggtagaaggcttccagcctttgttctacaactaagttatgctCTAaaacagctacaccaggtgatgGCCATGTTGGTTTTAATAAGGatggttggatttgttgtctaatgttttctattttattattaaaatagtccaaaaaaacatgactacctaaagatgttggaatctggggttgagtatctgcctgacTTTTAGTAACCTCTAGTTTGGTCATccaccatttacgctctagtttccacactgttttaaggtacgagtttgattgCTGTACCACAGTGCGAGCCTTTTTCCCTTGTCATTTTACGTTTAAGCGGAGACACTTTACCATggtgcacactgccaagtctgcagcaaaatcactaaattcttttcaGAGTAGGGTCCTGGAGGCCTTTAAATAtgaattagtgtgaatgcatttttatttgtggctgaaTGTGATAAATTAATGCAGATAATCTCAATAGAAGTGAAGGTGattgtgtttttgaataatatctagtgtattctggtagattatgcatacttcacctcctctgcctgataatttagggctatgtacatatttataacctgtgggggtggcttcatttagtgctaaatattgatcaggtctaatccaggttttaGCGAGGCAGAAAACACCtaatttctgatcacatataatttcatttacaatgactgctttcGAGGTTAATGATCTAGCTAATATGAAGTAGActgagctttaggtctgaggtgctgctgttatcgtttgaaTGAGTATtgaacactgattaaattattaaaacgagctgatttagatattctatgtttggctttCATTCCgtgcacagacacagtctcaatacggtaaAACCTGGCGATGCCTCAAAGCAGCTGGCAGAcagtcggtttagcctgtctgtctgtggcctggtcccggctctggattgtcagcagccttttaaaAAAACAGACTTGCCCTcgaactttaaccaattatctaagaagcccacatgattttcagaatgtgtgtgtgtgcattcacacatctgtgtccgtaatgaatgcattcattagaaggggtgtctacagcCATTTGAACAAATAGTGCAAATGCAGTTTCCATCAAACTAAATTCAACATTATGGGCTGGTTTCCAGTGGTGATTAATTATTGCCACTTGGGTTTTGTACAAGACTAGGTTTAGTCTGTGTCTGGATAATTTAGGGCAGGGATATTTATACTTGCTTTGAAAAATCtagtttcttctgttttttttttttttttttgtatgtttaagtgtgtattaataataataataataataataatgaaaaaataataattttggaataaacaataGGATTTTAGGAGATCAAAAGGTTATCGTTTCCTttataaaacacaataaaatataaGTACCCAAGAAGTCACCCAACTTTTAAACTTTCTCACAGGCTGAGAGGTCAGACAGTGGTAGTGTCAGTGGCGCTAGATGGCAGTGCAGCTCGTCTAATGCATTTGAAGTCGTTTTGCAGAAGAAGAGGACTGAGCCGgatgaaaacagcagcagtggagtgaacTGAGCTGTTAATCATGTAGTCGCTGAAAAAAAAGTCGTGCTTGTTAACTAGCGCTGTATCTTTTGTAGGAATGAAAGGCTGGTGGACCTGAGAATGAACACAGTACAGCACGGTAAGTGTGTAGGAAACGAGGTTCAGCACATCGGACAAGGAGTTTCACCACgaaaactagctagctagtgatTTGATGAAAAATGATTCACTGGAAGGAACCTTGATGACactatataacataaatataacGCAATATAAAGCCATTCTGTTTAGAAAAGGGAGCCTACATGTGTCTGTTTTATATATGGTGGGgtaaaataatgacaaataaaaatcccttctaatgaataaaagcgtgcagctactttaagttgcattcattgctgatacagacgtgcaaatacacacagcttctctagtccctgtagagaaaatggactctgtagcagataaacatcccCCTttgagcgccgggatatcgataacagggttgtgggttcgattcccgggctcagcaagctgccactgttgggcccttgagcaaggccctttaccctctctgctccccgggcgctggagttggctgcccaccgctctgggtgtgggtgtgtactcactgcccctaacacacgtgtgtgtgtgagtctgtgttcactaccagatgggttaaatgcggaggacacatttcgctgtacagtgacaaatacgtgcacctttaccttttaccatgcctaatgccaagggtgccccccccccccaagtatTGAGCTGTTGAACAGTGGAGCTTACTGGACTGATTGCACTCCATAATACATCCACAATACTATTAGGATGAGATGGGTATGAGATAaagttgaatgcaatcaaatttacACTGTGgtgctcctaaatctagtagaaaatgtttcctggacagtagagacaagtCCTCCAAAAATAAAAGgattttttaataccattgatttttaaagaaacaatgaacaagcaggtgtcccaatacttttgtccatgtagtgtaacaACACACTGCTCCCACCACTATTAATTGATTTAGGGTTAAGCATTAGGGGGGGGGCATAAATTGACATCATAGACATTAGGAATCAAATCTGAAATGAGTGTTTCATGTAATATTTTTCCTTTGCATGCTTTGGATGTCTGGTTCCTGTTGCCTCTGCTGTGCTTGATGCCGAGTCAGGGAAAGCTACAATGTAGAGAatgttgtcttcttttttattaggatgtcaTTCATCTTCTCATGTCTGTGGTTGAGATGTGTCCGGTTTTATTTTCTCTCACACAGGTTAAGATGCCACCATGGGTCGCAGCGGTGGACATGGGGCGAAGTGTGGAGTGCCTGCGGTGGTTCTATGTCTGGCAGCGCTGCTCTGTGCTAACGTGCTGCTCTATGTCTACCTGGACGCTGTTTACCAAGACAGTGCTCCTCCCTcagcacatacacactgcccAAAAGGATACTTTAAGGTGGGCACAATGAGCAGCTGCACCCCCTGGCTGCAGTGTGCCGAAATCAGAGCTGATGTTCGTCGCCTCAGGCTTATTGGACAGGGAGCTGTGAAGAAGGTCAGACTTTTATGTTCTGTGTAGATACGTCACGTTTCAGCGTCATGTTTTCCCAGACTGTTGTATGCTGGAATTGATGAGGCTcttttgtgtgtttcaggtgtatCTTTCAGAGTGGCGGGGGCAAAAAGTAGCGCTGTCTATTCTGTCATCAGGACAGTATAAAGCTGATTTCCTTCACGGCGTCTCCATGCTGCGATCTTTGCAGAGCGTGCGTGTAGTAACACTAGTGGGCGTGTGCGAAGAAGATGAGGTTTTTGTAACAGAGTACCACCCTCTGGGGTCCGCACTTACACTTGAAGCTACTCTTACTCAGGATCGTTACCTCCGCCTGAACTCCTGGCAGACACGGCTGCGGCTGGCACTGGATTATGTTGCCTTCTTGGTCTTCCTGCACAACAGCCCAGTGGGCACACGTGTCATGTGT carries:
- the pomk gene encoding protein O-mannose kinase, with product MGRSGGHGAKCGVPAVVLCLAALLCANVLLYVYLDAVYQDSAPPSAHTHCPKGYFKVGTMSSCTPWLQCAEIRADVRRLRLIGQGAVKKVYLSEWRGQKVALSILSSGQYKADFLHGVSMLRSLQSVRVVTLVGVCEEDEVFVTEYHPLGSALTLEATLTQDRYLRLNSWQTRLRLALDYVAFLVFLHNSPVGTRVMCDSNDLHKTLSQFLLTSDLRLLANDLDALPRAESGRQGVKCGHQQLIGEFVAPEQLWPYGEDVPFSDDLMAAYDEKSDIWKIPDVTRFLLGHVSGSDVIHFHLFQIHAQCKMQDPKLRPSAHEILSVYRSVYDSMKESHTEIVRDML